In Chitinophaga sp. HK235, a single window of DNA contains:
- a CDS encoding sensor histidine kinase, which produces MKNNPAASLNLYMLSWRAPQISIHIVCCLLFMIFPLLFMHNGKGYTELIAPAMHYSYWLFCSCYIILFYFNRYYLMPRFFIPGRYGIYVAMALLLCGGIFFLQPFDRLLQQKWAVPPEGADWVYESPVIDITSLFIFFMIMALGAAITTTRRWQLTEQRAIRAEREKIRAELSFLKAQVHPHFLFNTLNNIYTLALTKNNYTADSILRLSNIMRYITDDVCADYVPLLQEEECIRDYIALQQLRLRPGLVDYKVTGELERKVISPLVLMTFVENMFKYGVSKHMPAPMLIHLEISEHHINFFCRNRIYRERKPVHSSGVGIANTRQRLELLYPQKHVLNITTDNNLYTVRLTLQID; this is translated from the coding sequence ATGAAAAATAACCCGGCAGCCTCCCTTAATTTGTATATGTTATCCTGGAGAGCCCCTCAAATCAGCATCCACATTGTTTGCTGCCTGCTTTTTATGATATTTCCGTTGTTGTTTATGCACAACGGTAAAGGATATACTGAACTGATAGCGCCTGCCATGCATTACAGCTACTGGTTGTTCTGTAGTTGTTATATCATCCTGTTTTATTTCAACCGTTATTATCTCATGCCCAGATTTTTTATACCGGGCAGGTATGGTATTTATGTAGCAATGGCCCTGTTACTCTGTGGTGGTATATTTTTTCTGCAACCGTTTGACCGGCTGTTACAGCAAAAATGGGCTGTTCCTCCCGAAGGGGCAGATTGGGTGTATGAATCACCCGTTATCGATATTACCAGTCTCTTTATCTTCTTTATGATCATGGCGCTGGGCGCTGCCATTACTACCACGCGCCGCTGGCAGCTGACAGAACAGCGTGCCATCAGGGCTGAGCGGGAAAAAATACGGGCTGAATTATCTTTCCTGAAAGCACAGGTACATCCGCATTTTCTGTTTAACACCCTCAACAACATTTATACGCTGGCGCTTACAAAAAATAATTACACTGCGGACAGTATTCTGCGCTTGTCAAATATTATGCGGTACATTACGGATGATGTTTGTGCAGACTATGTACCCCTGCTTCAGGAAGAGGAATGTATCCGTGATTATATTGCCTTGCAGCAGCTGCGTCTGCGCCCGGGGCTGGTGGATTACAAGGTGACAGGCGAGCTGGAACGAAAGGTGATCAGCCCGCTGGTACTGATGACGTTTGTAGAGAATATGTTTAAGTACGGTGTCAGCAAACATATGCCGGCCCCGATGCTCATTCATCTGGAGATAAGCGAACATCATATTAATTTCTTCTGCCGGAACCGCATTTACCGGGAAAGGAAACCGGTACATAGCAGCGGTGTAGGCATTGCTAATACCAGGCAGCGGCTGGAACTGCTATATCCGCAAAAACATGTACTGAATATCACTACAGATAATAACCTATATACCGTCAGGCTGACATTGCAGATAGATTAA
- a CDS encoding LytTR family DNA-binding domain-containing protein, protein METTSVKPFTSSTYMKIKAIAIDDEPLALELIKNYTAQFPALQLLQTFDDALSGAEFLRCRPVDLLFIDINMPDITGLDLVRSLPEKPMIIFTTAHKRFAHEGFELEALDYLLKPISIERFARTIQKTIGQYRYKHAAVAAREPESFFVYAEYKQVRIWLDDIEYIESLEDYIRIHLLNARPVLTLMPLKKVLEKLPHERFRRIHRSYIVAIRSICSIAYRRVLLYSGVTLPVSDTYADDIKEWSGK, encoded by the coding sequence ATGGAGACTACTTCTGTTAAACCTTTTACTTCATCCACCTATATGAAGATCAAAGCCATCGCTATAGATGATGAACCGCTTGCGCTGGAGCTTATTAAGAACTATACCGCGCAGTTCCCGGCTTTACAGCTGTTGCAGACTTTCGATGATGCGCTCTCTGGTGCTGAATTCCTTCGTTGCCGGCCGGTAGACCTGCTGTTCATTGATATCAACATGCCCGATATCACCGGCCTGGACCTTGTCCGGTCGCTGCCGGAAAAGCCCATGATCATTTTCACGACAGCGCATAAACGTTTTGCCCATGAGGGGTTTGAGCTGGAAGCACTGGACTACCTGCTGAAACCGATCAGCATCGAGCGTTTTGCCAGGACCATACAAAAAACCATAGGACAGTACCGCTACAAACATGCAGCTGTAGCGGCCCGTGAGCCTGAATCTTTTTTCGTTTATGCCGAATACAAACAGGTAAGGATATGGCTGGATGACATTGAATACATAGAAAGTCTGGAGGATTATATCCGTATTCACCTGCTGAATGCCAGACCTGTGCTGACACTTATGCCACTGAAGAAAGTGCTGGAGAAGCTTCCCCATGAACGTTTCCGGCGGATTCACCGCAGTTATATCGTAGCCATTCGCAGTATATGTTCCATCGCATACCGCAGAGTGCTGCTTTATTCCGGTGTCACCTTGCCCGTCAGTGATACTTATGCAGACGATATCAAAGAGTGGAGTGGTAAATAA